A genomic window from Halodesulfurarchaeum sp. HSR-GB includes:
- a CDS encoding Fic family protein produces MDQDQFTENAPGELVTTTVDGYESSSFIPDDLHAIDLDQGDFTKEIGQAMRMLGALEYLGPKAGSSTMLIEAFARKEAVQSSRIEGTQVTLSDVYRYEAQQAVGEASSDTEGARQAKNYLTALQTGLNAIDQDEQITTDTLCEMHSILLDGVRSEDPSPGEIRDIQNYLASFEAADISQATFVPAPPKQAREKLDELLEYTNVPQPIHSLIKLGLVHYQFETIHPFRDGNGRLGRLLVSLGLQREELLTEPYLYLSAYFNEYRDDYTNLLTHVRTHGAWDDWLHFFLRGVWQQAKEAVERGEQLLELRRTYVTEYQTHRSEYILPLTQQLFKNPYITAKQAEQQFGFSHTTAYSLIETLEEDGVLTAVESDGRSQLYQATDIYKRLDKPLSES; encoded by the coding sequence ATGGATCAGGACCAGTTCACAGAAAACGCCCCTGGGGAGCTTGTCACCACCACCGTCGACGGATACGAGTCATCCTCATTCATCCCCGACGATCTCCATGCAATCGACCTGGACCAGGGTGACTTCACGAAGGAAATCGGGCAGGCAATGCGGATGCTCGGCGCACTCGAATACCTCGGTCCAAAAGCAGGCTCCAGTACGATGCTCATCGAAGCGTTCGCCCGGAAAGAGGCAGTCCAATCCTCTCGTATCGAAGGGACCCAGGTCACACTCTCAGATGTGTATCGATATGAGGCGCAGCAAGCTGTCGGTGAAGCCTCCTCCGATACCGAAGGGGCACGACAGGCAAAAAACTATCTCACGGCCCTCCAAACCGGACTCAACGCCATCGACCAAGACGAACAGATCACCACAGACACCCTCTGTGAGATGCACTCGATTCTCCTCGACGGCGTCCGAAGCGAAGATCCATCACCCGGCGAAATCCGGGACATCCAAAACTACCTCGCTTCCTTCGAGGCCGCAGATATCTCACAGGCAACATTTGTCCCGGCGCCACCCAAGCAAGCCCGTGAAAAACTCGACGAGCTCCTCGAGTACACGAACGTCCCGCAACCAATTCACTCGCTCATCAAGCTCGGTCTCGTCCACTACCAGTTCGAAACCATCCACCCCTTCCGCGACGGGAACGGCCGCCTTGGCCGTCTCTTAGTCAGTCTTGGGCTCCAGCGCGAAGAACTCCTCACAGAACCGTATCTATACCTCAGTGCATACTTCAACGAATACCGCGATGACTACACGAACCTCCTCACGCACGTTCGTACTCACGGTGCGTGGGACGATTGGCTCCATTTCTTCCTTCGGGGTGTCTGGCAGCAAGCGAAGGAAGCCGTCGAGCGGGGTGAACAACTGCTAGAACTCCGGCGAACATACGTCACCGAGTATCAAACCCATCGCTCAGAGTACATTCTCCCACTCACCCAACAACTCTTCAAGAACCCCTACATCACGGCCAAGCAAGCCGAACAGCAGTTCGGGTTCTCCCACACGACCGCATACTCGCTCATCGAAACACTCGAAGAAGACGGTGTCCTCACCGCGGTTGAAAGCGACGGGCGTAGTCAGCTATACCAAGCTACCGACATTTACAAACGTCTCGACAAACCACTCTCAGAATCGTAA
- a CDS encoding nucleotidyltransferase family protein has product MSQEDRSEALIDVLEELEQSDIGFVLVGGYAISQFEPRFSTDLDLVIAPDDYDEVIAFLEARDFERTADLEVPPEETIYNREIELFERTEGLPHPVGVDILVNGLGCRQTKAEWSFDYLREYSTLTMISGGTRSTTARAADGEVLVAAKLHSGRKTDLADVLAAIPSIDLDMVETHLHRGDADALREQLSEAHAFIEDGGLDHRFKSMFGQSSASAEDIETLLEFLKRQQR; this is encoded by the coding sequence ATGAGTCAAGAAGACCGAAGCGAGGCACTCATCGACGTGCTCGAAGAACTGGAGCAGTCAGATATCGGGTTCGTCCTCGTTGGCGGATATGCGATCAGTCAGTTCGAACCACGATTCTCGACCGATCTCGATCTCGTCATCGCACCAGACGACTACGACGAAGTCATTGCATTCCTCGAAGCACGCGACTTCGAACGAACAGCCGATCTCGAAGTCCCACCGGAAGAGACAATCTACAACCGAGAAATCGAACTGTTCGAGCGAACCGAAGGACTGCCTCACCCGGTCGGCGTGGACATTCTCGTGAACGGTCTGGGCTGCCGACAGACCAAAGCCGAGTGGTCGTTCGACTATCTGCGTGAGTATAGTACCCTAACGATGATTTCGGGAGGAACCCGGTCGACGACCGCACGAGCAGCTGACGGGGAAGTACTCGTCGCGGCCAAGCTCCATAGTGGCCGGAAAACGGATCTCGCTGATGTCCTCGCTGCAATCCCGTCAATCGACTTAGACATGGTCGAGACGCATCTGCATCGCGGCGATGCTGATGCCCTCCGGGAACAGCTCAGTGAGGCACACGCGTTCATCGAAGACGGCGGGCTCGATCACCGGTTCAAGAGTATGTTCGGCCAATCGTCGGCCTCGGCCGAAGACATCGAGACACTCCTCGAATTCCTCAAGCGACAACAGCGGTGA
- a CDS encoding RNA polymerase subunit sigma-70, whose translation MYEVCGEKELKVILALDPGDSISGVARKIDENRETIRRVVNRIEEAGYIAYDDGLQVVDQTIQDVGLEFLAAAAATSPPSISEAYVLPQFAGMDYAYTAIDAVYVWTRGGYQVARDPEDYPLFIAVHESDLDAWTAFFDRFGIPTSEERQPAEDLDGAIQVVLEPRSQIDAELVDGRPVIPLQETVAFANEYYATFQSALDMLGRMYDEVDTDASYRMEPA comes from the coding sequence ATGTACGAAGTGTGTGGTGAGAAGGAACTCAAGGTCATCCTCGCGCTCGACCCAGGAGATTCCATCTCGGGCGTCGCGCGGAAGATCGACGAGAACCGGGAGACGATCCGGCGCGTCGTGAACCGCATCGAAGAGGCAGGGTACATCGCATACGATGATGGACTCCAGGTCGTTGATCAGACGATCCAAGACGTCGGACTCGAGTTCCTGGCTGCAGCAGCGGCTACCTCGCCGCCGTCAATTTCGGAAGCGTACGTCCTCCCACAGTTCGCCGGCATGGACTATGCATACACTGCCATCGATGCGGTCTACGTCTGGACCCGCGGAGGCTACCAAGTCGCTCGCGACCCAGAGGACTATCCGCTGTTCATCGCCGTCCACGAGTCCGACCTCGACGCCTGGACGGCGTTCTTCGATCGGTTCGGAATCCCGACTTCGGAAGAGCGCCAGCCCGCCGAAGACCTCGATGGCGCCATCCAGGTCGTTCTGGAGCCACGGTCACAGATAGATGCCGAGCTGGTCGACGGCCGGCCCGTCATTCCGCTCCAGGAAACCGTGGCGTTCGCAAACGAGTACTATGCGACCTTCCAGTCCGCCCTCGACATGCTCGGCCGAATGTACGACGAGGTCGACACTGACGCGAGCTACCGCATGGAGCCAGCCTGA
- a CDS encoding DUF6166 domain-containing protein has protein sequence MSGTINTQSVEQTRPRRDRDVVYVGYRQRGRAIVEKLPEQERLTPRRSLELANHSPSGFEWGYGGSGPAQLALALLLDFTDDEAVALAHYTEFKNKVVSQLDCTGRDGHWRLTGGDIDAALREISDEVIAPSI, from the coding sequence ATGAGTGGAACTATCAACACACAATCAGTCGAACAGACACGCCCGAGAAGGGACCGCGACGTCGTCTACGTCGGCTACCGACAGCGCGGACGCGCCATTGTGGAGAAACTCCCCGAACAGGAACGGCTAACCCCACGTCGGAGTCTCGAGCTGGCGAACCACAGTCCCTCGGGCTTCGAGTGGGGATACGGTGGCAGTGGCCCAGCGCAACTCGCGCTCGCGCTCCTGCTCGATTTTACCGATGATGAAGCGGTCGCCCTCGCGCACTACACCGAGTTCAAAAACAAGGTCGTGAGCCAACTGGACTGCACTGGTCGCGACGGGCACTGGCGACTCACCGGCGGTGATATCGACGCAGCCCTTCGCGAAATCTCCGACGAAGTAATCGCACCGTCCATCTGA
- a CDS encoding transcription initiation factor IIB family protein — protein sequence MATREIYETTFDEDVQTHSSANQCPECDGRVTTNAVETVCEECGLVVNEHQIDHGPEWRAFDEDERERTGAPLTAARHDRGLSTEIGRGTDANGNTLSGRKRRQVARMRREQTRGRFQSKAERNLAHGLGEVRRIVSTLELSETIRDQACQLFRSAQNEDLLPGRSIEAMATASVYGACRCNGISRTLDDVTDPARVEQSRVTNAYKTLNTELGLPAKPVTPSAFVPRLASELDVPDQIRQRARKLAEDSESTGVTTGVRPSGFAAACLYKAGHEHGQLLTQSAVAEVANVSPVTVRTHRDALDELAV from the coding sequence ATGGCAACCAGAGAGATCTACGAGACGACGTTCGACGAAGACGTACAGACTCACTCCAGCGCGAACCAGTGCCCCGAATGCGACGGTCGGGTCACCACCAATGCGGTCGAAACCGTCTGCGAGGAGTGTGGCCTCGTCGTCAATGAGCACCAGATCGATCACGGGCCCGAATGGCGAGCATTCGACGAGGACGAACGGGAACGGACGGGTGCGCCGCTCACGGCGGCGCGGCACGATCGGGGCCTATCGACCGAGATCGGCCGTGGGACTGACGCGAATGGAAACACACTCTCCGGACGGAAGCGCCGTCAAGTCGCCCGGATGCGCCGGGAACAGACTCGTGGGCGGTTTCAGTCGAAAGCCGAGCGAAACCTCGCACATGGCCTTGGAGAGGTCCGCCGGATCGTGAGTACACTCGAGCTGTCCGAGACGATTCGTGACCAGGCGTGCCAGCTCTTCCGGAGCGCCCAGAACGAAGACCTCCTGCCGGGCCGGTCGATCGAAGCGATGGCCACCGCGAGCGTCTACGGAGCCTGTCGGTGTAACGGGATCTCGCGCACGCTCGACGATGTCACCGACCCGGCGCGCGTCGAGCAGTCGCGCGTGACGAACGCGTACAAGACGCTGAATACGGAACTCGGCCTCCCAGCCAAGCCCGTGACGCCCAGTGCGTTCGTTCCGCGGCTCGCGTCGGAACTCGACGTCCCAGATCAGATCCGTCAACGAGCCAGGAAGTTGGCAGAAGATTCCGAATCGACGGGAGTTACCACGGGCGTCCGCCCGTCAGGATTCGCCGCCGCCTGCCTGTACAAAGCAGGGCACGAACACGGCCAGTTGCTCACACAGTCAGCGGTCGCAGAGGTCGCGAACGTCTCACCGGTAACCGTCCGAACTCACCGAGACGCGCTGGATGAACTAGCTGTCTAA
- a CDS encoding DNA-binding protein: MSSKNVSSEVVSVDEQAFEKHDEAEVDENGFEVVDETPEFRATVDMEVQAKVDSNHPDARVEAGPDHLFGKTLEQEERIKAREAELERISAQAELGTQEGREKRTRDIAAKQSAKRRTEFQRRRASVDPMADPDRPDPRAELKQEQLAAVNKQSMRLAEKLDGWSRAAISRRLAEAVVMGRDMTSAVVGVFEELQTAPGQVIPIGKVEDVNRKEVSIEGAVTQLWDADSSAIQQVGLIEDESGRTKVTVWEKSNQPWIEEGERVRIHGAARNWYQERVSVALTGWSTVHFPERGRWWE, translated from the coding sequence ATGTCAAGTAAGAACGTCTCCAGTGAAGTAGTTTCGGTCGATGAACAGGCATTCGAGAAACACGATGAAGCCGAGGTCGACGAGAATGGCTTCGAGGTCGTCGATGAGACCCCGGAGTTCCGGGCGACGGTCGATATGGAAGTGCAGGCGAAAGTCGATTCAAACCATCCGGACGCGCGGGTCGAAGCAGGGCCGGATCACCTGTTCGGGAAGACCCTCGAACAGGAAGAACGCATCAAGGCGCGGGAGGCTGAGTTGGAGCGCATCAGTGCCCAAGCCGAACTCGGGACACAGGAGGGTCGGGAGAAGCGAACGCGAGATATCGCGGCAAAACAAAGTGCGAAGCGTCGGACGGAGTTCCAGAGGCGGAGAGCGAGCGTGGACCCAATGGCAGACCCGGATCGGCCGGACCCACGTGCAGAACTCAAACAGGAGCAGTTGGCGGCTGTGAACAAGCAGTCGATGCGGTTGGCCGAGAAGCTGGATGGGTGGTCGCGGGCGGCGATCAGTCGGCGGCTGGCCGAAGCGGTCGTCATGGGGAGAGACATGACGAGTGCGGTCGTCGGGGTGTTCGAGGAGCTCCAGACGGCGCCGGGACAGGTGATCCCAATAGGGAAGGTCGAGGACGTGAACCGGAAGGAGGTGAGCATCGAAGGGGCCGTGACCCAGTTGTGGGATGCGGATTCATCGGCCATTCAGCAAGTCGGGCTCATCGAGGACGAGAGCGGACGAACGAAGGTGACCGTCTGGGAGAAATCGAATCAACCCTGGATCGAAGAAGGCGAGCGCGTGCGGATTCACGGGGCGGCGCGGAACTGGTATCAAGAGCGCGTCTCAGTGGCCCTGACCGGGTGGAGCACCGTGCACTTCCCAGAGCGCGGTCGGTGGTGGGAGTAG
- the pdxS gene encoding pyridoxal 5'-phosphate synthase lyase subunit PdxS — MAEATDLEELRHGTDLVKQGFARMQKGGVIMDVVNRKQARIAEDAGAVAVMALEAVPADIRKRGGVARMADPGEVREIIDEVSIPVMGKSRIGHTKEAEILETTGVDMIDESEVLTPADDRYHIDKREFTAPFVCGARDLGEALRRIDEGAAMIRTKGEAGTGDVNQAVHHQRNIKGAIRQLEGMTHEERESWAREHEAPAELVHETAEMGRLPVVNFAAGGIATPADAALMMHHGCDGIFVGSGIFGAENPQAMGEAIVEAVNNWDSPETLAAIAEGAGQGMEGEANADIPEDERLQGRGV; from the coding sequence ATGGCTGAAGCGACAGATCTTGAGGAACTTCGTCACGGCACTGATCTCGTCAAGCAGGGATTTGCCCGGATGCAGAAAGGGGGCGTCATTATGGACGTCGTCAACCGGAAGCAGGCCCGGATCGCCGAGGATGCAGGGGCCGTCGCAGTGATGGCGCTTGAGGCCGTTCCGGCAGATATCCGCAAGCGTGGCGGTGTTGCCCGGATGGCCGATCCCGGGGAGGTCCGGGAAATAATCGATGAGGTATCGATTCCAGTCATGGGTAAATCACGGATCGGCCACACGAAAGAGGCAGAGATCTTGGAGACGACAGGCGTCGACATGATCGATGAGAGCGAGGTGCTTACTCCTGCGGACGACCGCTATCATATCGATAAACGCGAATTTACCGCGCCGTTCGTCTGTGGCGCTCGCGACCTCGGCGAAGCACTCCGGCGGATCGATGAAGGCGCCGCCATGATTCGTACCAAAGGAGAGGCCGGAACCGGTGACGTGAACCAGGCCGTCCATCACCAGCGCAATATCAAGGGCGCAATCCGGCAGCTTGAAGGGATGACTCATGAAGAGCGGGAGTCATGGGCTCGTGAACACGAGGCTCCTGCAGAACTCGTCCACGAAACTGCGGAAATGGGTCGGCTGCCAGTGGTGAACTTCGCTGCTGGTGGCATAGCCACACCAGCGGACGCGGCGCTGATGATGCACCACGGTTGCGACGGCATCTTCGTCGGTAGCGGCATCTTTGGTGCCGAGAATCCTCAGGCGATGGGTGAAGCGATAGTTGAGGCGGTCAACAACTGGGACTCCCCCGAGACGCTGGCTGCGATTGCTGAAGGTGCTGGTCAGGGGATGGAAGGCGAAGCCAACGCAGATATCCCCGAAGATGAGCGCCTTCAGGGGCGCGGTGTGTGA
- the pdxT gene encoding pyridoxal 5'-phosphate synthase glutaminase subunit PdxT — protein sequence MTLTAGVIALQGDVSEHVTAIEHAGSRHGETVEVLEVRESGQVPECDVLSMPGGESTAISQFIHREGIASEIVDHVNAGKPLLATCAGLILAAQDAQDSRVETLDLIEVSVDRNAFGRQKDSFETNLQIRGLDEPFPAVFIRAPSITEVGEGVEVLAEHDGRVVAVREPPVVGTAFHPELTGASQIHDLVFFESDLPPQ from the coding sequence ATGACCCTGACTGCTGGTGTCATTGCTCTGCAAGGCGACGTGAGTGAGCATGTCACCGCCATCGAACACGCTGGATCCCGCCACGGAGAGACAGTTGAAGTGCTGGAAGTTCGTGAATCGGGACAAGTTCCTGAGTGTGATGTTTTGTCGATGCCAGGGGGAGAGTCCACGGCTATTTCCCAGTTCATCCATCGTGAAGGAATCGCTTCAGAAATCGTCGACCATGTTAATGCCGGAAAGCCACTTTTGGCGACATGTGCTGGATTGATCCTTGCAGCACAAGACGCCCAAGATAGCCGCGTAGAGACGTTAGACTTGATTGAAGTTAGCGTCGATCGGAATGCATTCGGTCGGCAGAAAGATAGCTTTGAAACGAATCTACAAATCAGAGGGTTAGATGAGCCGTTTCCAGCCGTCTTTATCCGGGCTCCCTCGATAACAGAAGTGGGAGAGGGGGTTGAGGTGCTTGCTGAGCATGATGGGCGGGTTGTTGCCGTCCGGGAACCTCCTGTTGTTGGCACCGCGTTTCATCCTGAACTGACCGGGGCTTCCCAAATACATGATTTGGTGTTTTTCGAGTCGGATTTACCTCCACAATAA
- a CDS encoding IS200/IS605 family transposase, giving the protein MKRTNTFDIAPDSETTEEILTRVLDASASLWNKLTYDRRQQFFDGESVWECDGYYDEYVDVLSGATTQQIARVNDTAWRSFFELLNDPEYDPSPPGYWGNQDDGRELRTYIRNDSYTIQWNRRSRLEIRIGMDLKDEYGFGMYERLRLPVRGNPKWRGDSGRLEISYDSVEETYRVHQSVTIDDVEESRSDGSEAAALDLGANVLVACTTTTEEQYLYSGQTPFEQFRETTNAIASAQAKLPDGRHTSQRIKRLYRKRSRRRDHAVNALLRDLVERLEAAGVSTLYHGDLTGVLGEYWSVEANLKAQTFWAHRQCIDRLESVCEEYGIDVGALSEAWTSQTCPECGERDRTRRHRETLTCPCGFDGHADLVASRTLLERATNTTVRPTARPVRFQWDDHQWFPVEGATVTPNE; this is encoded by the coding sequence ATGAAACGAACGAATACATTCGATATTGCTCCCGACTCTGAAACAACAGAAGAAATCCTTACGCGAGTGCTGGACGCGTCGGCAAGTCTCTGGAATAAACTCACCTACGACCGCCGCCAGCAGTTCTTCGACGGCGAAAGTGTCTGGGAGTGCGATGGCTACTACGACGAGTACGTCGACGTGCTAAGCGGAGCGACGACCCAACAGATTGCTCGCGTGAACGATACTGCATGGCGATCCTTCTTCGAACTTCTCAACGATCCTGAGTACGATCCGAGTCCCCCCGGCTACTGGGGGAATCAAGACGATGGCCGAGAACTCCGAACGTACATTCGAAACGATTCGTACACCATTCAGTGGAACAGGCGGTCCCGACTGGAAATCCGCATCGGCATGGATCTCAAAGACGAGTACGGATTCGGAATGTACGAACGGCTTCGGTTACCGGTTCGGGGCAATCCGAAGTGGCGTGGAGACAGTGGTCGACTCGAAATCTCGTACGACTCGGTCGAAGAGACGTACCGTGTGCATCAATCCGTAACCATCGACGACGTCGAAGAGAGCAGATCAGATGGCTCCGAGGCCGCTGCACTCGATCTCGGTGCAAACGTGCTCGTTGCCTGTACGACAACGACCGAGGAGCAGTATCTCTACAGTGGACAAACCCCGTTCGAGCAGTTTCGAGAGACGACTAACGCTATCGCCAGCGCTCAAGCGAAACTCCCTGATGGACGACACACGAGTCAACGAATCAAACGGCTCTATCGCAAACGCTCGCGGCGACGTGACCATGCAGTGAACGCACTCCTTCGGGACTTAGTCGAGCGTTTAGAGGCGGCTGGTGTCTCAACGCTCTACCACGGCGATCTCACCGGGGTGCTCGGTGAGTACTGGTCAGTCGAAGCGAACCTCAAAGCACAGACCTTCTGGGCTCACCGGCAGTGTATCGATCGACTCGAATCAGTCTGTGAAGAGTACGGAATCGACGTAGGAGCACTCTCGGAGGCGTGGACGTCCCAAACCTGTCCAGAATGTGGCGAACGGGACCGAACACGCCGGCATCGAGAGACGCTCACCTGTCCGTGTGGTTTCGACGGCCACGCCGACCTCGTTGCTTCGAGAACATTGCTCGAACGAGCAACGAACACAACAGTCAGGCCGACGGCACGGCCCGTGCGGTTCCAGTGGGACGATCACCAGTGGTTTCCCGTCGAGGGAGCCACAGTGACGCCCAACGAATAG
- a CDS encoding RecQ family ATP-dependent DNA helicase, producing the protein MNGDSSESTKRRAQELLERSIGPGAEFRTDQWEAIDRLVNRQERVFLVQRTGWGKSTVYFIATKLLREQGHGPTLIISPLLALMRNQIQDAETQLDLNAWTINSKNKEEWSEAKDAVREGRCDLLLISPERLANPEFQEDVLLAMDEEFGLLVVDEAHCISDWGHDFRPDYRRIRRILQQLPDHIPVAATTATANDRVVDDVTNQVPDLQVIRGDLVRKSLRLQTNKLGSRARRLAWLAENVPDLPSSGIVYCLTTDEVETVAEWMRQQGLEFEPYHGGMDDERRRELEAQLMANEVDGLAATNALGMGFNKPDLGWVIHFQRPPNLIRYYQEIGRAGRDLDDAFAVLLSGDEDNQIAEYFIEEAFPDPEEFEIVLSTLADSEVPLHKYQLLKRANISWKAASQCLDMVRVDNAVIRVEDGFERTAADWNYDHDRIASVTQQRRRELERIKQFVQTDDCLTRFIDDELDGSLEEDCGRCASCRGPVLPTEVQDESLVSAAVEHYRAESVAEISPRYYMPKEDGRSKIAEERKPEPGRALAVYGDPGYGALVSQQFDQDNGYSQKLVDAAVEYIKQEWTPSSSPTWVTAVPSPTGEEKVQDLARRIATGLGIDYVHAVEQVEPMQPQHELANSYQKRWNVEGAFATTDEVRAEPVLLIDDTVGSRWSFTEAALMLRDAGSGPVYPFALAERTRW; encoded by the coding sequence GTGAACGGGGATTCGAGCGAGAGTACCAAGCGCCGGGCGCAGGAGCTCTTGGAACGTAGTATCGGACCGGGGGCGGAATTCCGCACAGATCAGTGGGAGGCTATTGACCGGCTGGTCAACCGACAGGAGCGAGTCTTCCTCGTTCAGCGGACTGGGTGGGGCAAGAGCACGGTGTACTTCATCGCAACTAAACTACTCCGTGAACAGGGCCACGGCCCAACGCTCATCATCAGTCCGCTACTGGCGCTGATGCGTAACCAGATCCAGGACGCCGAAACGCAGCTCGACCTGAACGCGTGGACCATCAACTCCAAGAACAAAGAGGAGTGGTCCGAGGCAAAAGACGCCGTTCGCGAGGGGCGCTGTGATCTGCTGCTGATCTCACCGGAGCGACTGGCGAATCCCGAGTTCCAGGAGGATGTGTTACTCGCGATGGACGAGGAGTTCGGGCTTCTTGTCGTGGACGAAGCGCACTGTATCTCCGATTGGGGGCACGATTTCCGCCCGGATTACCGCCGAATTAGACGCATCCTCCAGCAGCTACCGGACCACATCCCGGTGGCGGCGACGACTGCAACCGCCAACGATCGAGTCGTCGATGATGTTACCAATCAAGTTCCCGATCTCCAGGTAATCCGTGGTGATCTCGTCCGGAAGTCACTGCGTCTCCAGACAAACAAGCTGGGGTCACGGGCCCGGCGGCTCGCCTGGCTCGCTGAGAACGTCCCCGACCTGCCATCCTCGGGCATCGTGTACTGCCTGACGACCGACGAGGTTGAGACGGTCGCCGAGTGGATGCGACAACAGGGCCTCGAGTTCGAGCCATACCATGGCGGAATGGACGACGAGCGTCGCCGCGAACTGGAAGCCCAACTCATGGCGAACGAAGTGGACGGCCTGGCAGCCACGAATGCCCTCGGGATGGGGTTCAACAAACCAGATCTGGGCTGGGTTATTCACTTCCAACGTCCGCCGAATCTTATCCGGTACTACCAGGAGATTGGACGGGCGGGGCGTGACCTAGACGACGCCTTCGCTGTCCTTCTCTCCGGCGACGAGGACAACCAGATTGCGGAGTACTTCATCGAGGAAGCGTTTCCCGACCCCGAGGAGTTCGAGATCGTACTTTCGACGCTGGCGGACAGCGAGGTGCCATTGCACAAGTACCAGCTCCTCAAACGGGCGAACATCTCCTGGAAGGCGGCCTCCCAGTGTCTAGACATGGTTCGGGTCGACAACGCCGTCATTCGGGTTGAGGACGGATTTGAGCGGACAGCCGCCGACTGGAACTACGACCACGACCGCATCGCGTCAGTCACCCAGCAACGTCGACGGGAGCTCGAGCGTATCAAGCAGTTCGTCCAAACCGACGACTGTCTGACCCGGTTCATCGACGACGAATTAGATGGCTCCCTCGAGGAGGATTGTGGCCGCTGTGCCTCCTGTAGGGGGCCGGTCCTCCCGACGGAGGTGCAGGACGAAAGCCTCGTTTCGGCGGCCGTAGAGCACTACCGGGCTGAATCGGTAGCCGAGATATCGCCCCGATACTACATGCCCAAGGAAGACGGCCGCTCGAAAATCGCTGAAGAGCGGAAACCTGAACCGGGGCGTGCATTGGCAGTTTACGGTGACCCAGGGTATGGCGCGCTGGTCAGCCAACAGTTTGACCAAGACAATGGGTACAGCCAGAAGCTGGTTGACGCCGCAGTCGAGTACATCAAACAGGAGTGGACACCGTCATCAAGTCCGACCTGGGTCACTGCTGTTCCCTCCCCGACGGGCGAGGAGAAGGTTCAGGATCTCGCCAGACGAATCGCGACCGGACTGGGAATCGATTACGTCCACGCCGTCGAACAGGTCGAACCGATGCAGCCCCAGCACGAACTGGCGAACTCCTACCAGAAACGCTGGAACGTCGAGGGGGCGTTCGCGACGACTGATGAGGTTCGGGCCGAGCCTGTCCTGCTGATCGACGACACTGTCGGCTCACGGTGGAGTTTCACAGAGGCGGCACTGATGCTTCGCGATGCCGGGAGCGGTCCAGTTTATCCCTTTGCGTTGGCAGAACGGACCCGGTGGTAA
- a CDS encoding helix-turn-helix domain-containing protein, producing the protein MSRTSNRANGDIVRDFLSVADLLEEPQLAQLYAYLAREDEATVQDVMDELELAQGTAYSYANRLVDTGVVEVTQDEQPRRYAAREIDLTVTTTAGDREYTITPVLIDAVGRRETNGDIDTYIDRHGVAGLATALTYAVARERGEVTHWLMAEDLDISPLAAEMTLQALRPVVHEHHNIEASGASLDELDVDDGDTANDA; encoded by the coding sequence GTGTCACGCACCTCAAACCGCGCCAACGGCGACATCGTCCGGGACTTCCTCTCGGTCGCGGACCTCCTCGAGGAGCCGCAGCTGGCCCAGCTGTACGCGTATCTCGCTCGAGAGGACGAGGCGACCGTCCAGGATGTGATGGACGAACTCGAGCTCGCCCAGGGGACGGCCTACAGCTACGCCAACCGACTCGTTGACACCGGCGTCGTCGAGGTCACGCAGGACGAGCAGCCTCGGCGGTACGCCGCTCGCGAGATCGACCTGACCGTGACGACGACCGCGGGCGACCGGGAGTACACGATCACGCCGGTGCTGATCGACGCGGTCGGCCGTCGCGAAACCAACGGCGATATCGACACCTACATCGACCGCCACGGCGTCGCCGGCCTCGCAACAGCACTCACCTACGCCGTCGCCCGCGAACGCGGCGAGGTGACCCACTGGCTGATGGCCGAGGATCTCGATATCTCCCCGCTAGCTGCGGAGATGACCCTGCAGGCGCTCCGGCCCGTCGTCCACGAGCACCACAACATCGAGGCTTCGGGCGCGTCACTCGACGAACTGGACGTCGACGACGGCGACACAGCTAACGACGCGTGA